The segment TCTTGGTGCGCTGGGCCTCGCCGCCGGACAGCGTGCCCGAGGGCCGGTCGAGGCTGAGGTAGCCCAGGCCGATCTCCACGAACGAGTCGAGCGTATGCCGCAGCGAGTGGAGCAGCGGCGCGACGGAGGGCTCGTTCAGGCCGCGCACCCAATCGGCGAGATCGCTGATCTGCATCGCACAGGCATCGGCGATGTTCTTCCCCTTGATCTTCGAGGAGCGCGCCGCTTCGTTGAGCCGGGTGCCGCCGCACTCCGGACACGCGGAGAAGGTGACCGCACGCTCGACGAACGCCCGGATGTGCGGCTGCATCGCGTCGACGTCCTTGGAGAGAAACGACTTCTGGATCCGCGGGACGAGCCCTTCGTAGGTGAGGTTCACGTTGCCGACCTTCACCTTGGTCGGCTCCTTGTAGAGGAAGTCCTGCTTCTCCTTCTTGGTGTACTTGCGGATCGGCTTGTCGGGATCGAGGAAGCCCGACTCGGTGAAGATGCGCACGTACCAGCCGTCGGCGTTGTAGCCGGGGACGGTGAGCGCACCCTCGTTCAGCGACTTCGTGTCGTCGTAGAGCTGGGTGAGGTCGATGTCGCTGGCCTGCCCCATCCCCTCGCAGCGGGGGCACATGCCGCCGGCGCGGGTGAAGACGCGCTTCTCGGTCTTGCCCCCGCCCTTCTCGGTCGTCATCTCGCCGACCGCACGAACCGAGGGGACGTTGAAGGAGAACGCGTTGGACGAGCCGATGTACGGCTTGCCGAGGCGACTGAAGAGCACCCGCAGCATCGCGTTGGCGTCGGTCACCGTGCCGACCGTCGAGCGGGAGCTCGCCCCCATCCGCTCCTGGTCGACGAGGATCGCGGTGGTGATCCCATCGAGGACGTCGACCTCGGGGCGGGCCAGGGTCGGCATGAAGCCCTGCACGAACGCGCTGTAGGTCTCGTTGATCATCCGCTGCGATTCGGCAGCGATGGTGCCGAAGACGAGCGACGACTTGCCCGAGCCCGAGACGCCGGTGAAGACCGTCAGCCGCCGCTTGGGGAGCTCGACGCTGACGTCCTTGAGGTTGTTCTCGCGCGCGCCCTGGACGCGGATGAGATCGTGGCTGTCTGCGGGGTGCTGGCGGGAGGGGGCCATCTTCGCGGTCCTGTCACCGGCGATCGAATGCGAAGGACCCGCAGGCGCGCCGGCCGCCTGCGGGTGCCTGCCTGCCGCCTAGCGGCGCGCCTCGATCATCTTCCAACCGTTCCCGGAAGGGTCCCGGAAGCCGGCGTCGACGGTGCCGTAGCGCTCGGTGGGCTCCTGCGTGAACTCCACGCCCCGGGCGAGCATCCGGTCGTAGGCGGCGCGGCAGTTGTCGACCATGAGCACCAGCGGCGGCATGGCGCCCTTCGCCACCAGCTCCTGCAGCGCCTGCACCGTGGCCTCGTCGTGCATCGGCGCCTGCGGCTGGAAGAGGCCGAGCTGGAAGGAGGGCTGCTCCGGGTGCTGCACCGTCAGCCAGCGGTAGCCGCCGTTGCCCACGTCGGTGTGGACGCGGAACCCGACCTTCTCCACGTAGAACTCGAGCGCTTCCTGCTGGTCACGGACATAGATGCCGACGACGCCGACTCCCTGGCTCATGGGACCTCCTTGGTATGGGTTGGAACGGCCCCGTTTCTATCGTCGGCCTCCTGCCGCCGCTTCTCCGAAACTGCGATCGTGAGATCGGGCCGCTGGGCGGCGCTGAGGAAGCAGGCCGGCACCAGCGCGTGCTCGTGCAGCGCGGCTTTTTCCCTGGCGCGCAGCTCCCCCGGGCTCTGGCCGGTGACGTCGCGAAAGGTGCGACCGAAGGTCCCCAGGCTGGTCCAGCCGGTCTCGAAGGCGATCTCGGTGATCGAGAGCTCGGTGTCGCGGAGCAGCGCCGCCGCCCGCTCCAGGCGCCTCGTGAGCAGGTAGCGGTGCGGCGGGACGCCGAAGGCCTCCTTGAACGATCGCGCGAAGTGGGCCTCGGAGACGCCGCTGACACGGGCGAGCCGCTTGACGGGCCACTCCTCGTGCGAGGCGGCGTCCATCCGGTCCTTCGCGCGCAGGAGGCGGCGGAGCAGATCTGGGTCCTGGCTGGCGGGGGGCATCGCCCCCGATCATCTCACCTCGGCACGGCGATTTGTAGCGACGTGGCCGCCTCGGCGAGGGGCTTCAGCCCGCATGCTGCCGCGAAGCCCTGGGCCGCGGCGTATTCCATCACGTCCCGCTCCAGCGGCGTGAAGACGTCGGACACGCGCCACCGCGGCACCTCGCGCGCCTTCGCGATGGCGAGACCCTCGTCGTTTGCCATGCAGCAGCCGAAATCGAGGCACACCAGGTGCAGCCCACCAGGCTGGCGACCGCCATGTGTGCGAACGACTTCAGGCTCTCGTCGCAGGCATTCCACTCGTTCGCCTTCTGGCCGATCGCGAAGATGAATTTGAGCACCGGCCGGTTGTGCCAGTAGACGCCGAGCGGCTCCGGCACGTCGCCGAGCATCTTCCTGCTGACCGTATCTGGCGCGGCGCCCCCTCATCCGAGGTGCGCAGCGGCGGTTGCGCGCCGCCCTCCGGGTCGCCACCTCGGCGATGCGAGGTGCGCATGGCGGTCGTCCCGAACACGAAGATGCCGGCGGCGTTCCTGGGGCATGGCAGCCCGATGAACGCCCTGGAGCGCAACCGCTACTCCGAGGCGTGGCAGCGCTTCGGCAGCAGCGTCCCGCGGCCGCGGGCGATCCTCGTCGTCTCCGCACACTGGTACGAGAACGCCACCGCGGTCACCGCGATGCCGCGCCCGCGGACCATCCACGACTTCTACGGCTTTCCCCGGGCGCTCTTCGAGGTCGAGTATCCCGCGCCCGGCAGCCCGGAGCTCGCGGAGGAGGTCGCCGAGATCGCCAAACCCACGAGCGTGGGCCTGGATCACGACAGCTGGGGAATCGATCACGGCACCTGGTCGGTGCTCGTGCACGCCTTCCCGCAGGCGGACATACCGGTGGTGCAGCTCTCCATCCACGCGCTGAAGGACTTCGATTTCCACGTGGAGCTCGGCGCGCGGCTCGCGCCGCTGCGCGATCGCGGCGTGCTGATCCTCGGCAGCGGCAACGTGGTGCACAACCTGCGGGCGCTCGCGTGGTCGCAGCCGGCGCTCGCGTTCGACTGGAACCGCCGCTTCGACGAGGCGGCGCGCGCGGTACTGGCGGAGCGGCCCGGCGATGCCGCCGGGCTCCGGGCACATGGGGACTACACCAGCAGCCACCCCACCCCCGATCACTTCATCCCGCTGCTCTACGTCGCCGGCCTCGCCGCGGCTGCAGGCCGCGGCGCCGAGGTGTTGATCGACGGGTACGCGTACGGCTCGCTCTCGATGGCAGCCTACATGCTCGATGCAAATCCGCCGGCCGCCTCCGGCGAAGGCCGGCCGGCGGCGGGCCTGCCCGATCCGGCGCTGGTGCCGGCAGAGGACACGAACGTGTGAGCCGCCGGGCGTGCTACGCCGCGGCGCGGGCCCGCTCCAGGGCGGCGATGTCGATCTTCACCATCTGCATCAGCGCATCGCTCACCCGCTTGGCCCGGGCGGGATCGGTGTCGGTCATCAGCTGGTCCAGCGCCGCCGGGACGATCTGCCAGCGCACGCCGTAGCGATCGATGAGCCAGCCGCAGGCCTGCTCCTTGCCGCCGCCCGCGAGCAGCGCGTTCCAGTAGCGGTCGAGCTCCGCCTGGTCGTCGCAGAGCACGACCAACGAGATGGCGTCGTTGAAGTCGTGGTGGGGGCCGGCGCTCATCGCCTGGAAGCGCTGGCCGAAGAGGGTGAAGTCGACCACCTTCACCGAGCCCGGCGGGCCGCTGGGCGACTCGCTCGGCAGCGCCGTGACCCGGTCGACCCGGGAGTCGGGAAAGATCGAGGCGTAGGTGCGGGCCGCCTCCTCGGCCTCCTTCGCGTACCAGAGGTGCGGGAAGATCTTTGCTCGTGCCTGCACGGCCATGGCGGTCTCCTCCTGCCGGGGGTCCGGCTCTTCGCTCACGCAGGGATGGACGGTCCGGCGCGCCGGAACTCATCGCTCGGCGATCCTGCCGGCGAGGAAGGAGCTGGCAACACACCGGGCGGGTATCCCGAAAGTGGTCCTCCCGGTGCTCAGCGCTCCCGCTCGACGAAGTCGCGCAGGGATCCCAGCGCCTCGTCCCACTGGGCGGAGATGCGGTCGAGGTAGATACGGGCTGCGTCCAGGCCCCTGGCCTCGAGGGCCCAGATCCGCTCCCTGCCGCTGCGCTCCCCGTGAACGAGCCCCGCCCGGGCGAGCACCTCGAGGTGCTTGGTGATCGCCTGGCGGGTGACCTCGGCGTCCTCGCTCAAGGCCGCGATCGAGGCGGGGCCGCCCTCGGCGAGGCGGCCGAGGAGCCGCAGCCTGGTGGCGTCGCCGAGCGCGGCGAAGACCGGCGCCGCGTCGACCAGGCGCGGGCCCGCGCCCCGCCTAGACTTCGACATGGCGGCGGATGTTCTGGGTCTGCTCCGTCCACCCGCCGTCGTTGAGACGCCAGGCTTCGGCACGGCGCTCGGGCGGCAGGCGATCGAAGCCCGACTCGACGAGGGTGAGGCGGGTGCCCTCCGGCACCTCCTCCAGCCGGAACTCGACGCGGTTCCAGAGGGAGCGGTCGGCAGCCTCGGCATCACCCGCGGGCCAGGTGAAGGCGAAGAGCTGCTCGGGCTCCATCACCTCGATGCGCATCTCCCACTTCGCCTCTTCCTGGCCCGGGTAGGTACTCTGCGCCTTCACGATCTGGCCCACCGCAAAGGCGCCGTCGAGCTTCACCCGGAACCAGCTGGCGAACTCCTCGTGGTTGGTGAGTGCACGCCAGACGCGGGAGCGCGGCGCGCGGAGCACGATCTGCTTCTCGATTCTATCGGTCGGGGACATGTGCAACCTCCTGGTTGCATCATCATGGCGCAGGCCGGTCGAATTGCGCAACCTTTTGGTTGCGCCTTATGTGGGGGAGAGCGAGCCGGATTGGATGCGCGTCCGGCCTGCGTGTGCGCCAACGCGCCAGCACGAGACGGGGGCCTCTGAACGAGCGATCGCGGGTCACGCCGCCGGGTGCGGGTATCCACCGTGGCAGTCGGCGCTCACCGTCGACGAAGGCCGGGCCAAACGTGGAGCAGGAGGTCGTTCGAGAGTCGGTTCTCTGGGAGCGGGCGCTGGCGCTCGCCACCCTGCTGCTCGTAGCGCTGGTCACCTTCGTGGCCGCGAAGCTTCTCGCTCGGCTCCTGAAAGGGACGACCCGTCTCGGACTGCGCGGGCTCGAGCGTCTCGCTGCGCCGGTCACCCTCGTCGCGACCCTCCTCGCCGCGTGGCTGATCCTGCTGCGCACGCCGCGTGATCCGCCGATCGTCGGGGTGGTGATCGAGCTTCTTGGAATCGCCGCCGTCTTCTGGCTCGCTGCCCGGGTGCTGGACGTCGTCTGGACCACCGGCACGAGTAGCGCGCGGCTGCGGCGCTTGCGCGGCGTCGGCTCGGCGCTGCTGGCCACCCGGCAGCTGGGCAAGGCGGCGTTCGTCTTCGGCGCGGTCGCCGTGATAGCCGTTCGGATGGGAGCCTCGGCGCAGCTCTATGTCGCCCTCGGCGCCATCGGCGCCGCGCTCACCTTCGCCGCACGTGCGCCGATCGCCAATGCGGTCGCATTTGCCGGGATGCTCGTCGACCCTCCCTTCCACATCGGCGATCGCGTCCGCATCGGCGACTACCGCGGGGGCGACGCAGCCCAGGGCGAGGTCGTCGCGCTCTCGCTCTCGGCGGTGACGATCCGCTCGAAGCGGCGCACGCTGATCGCGATCCCCAACGCGCTCGTCGGGCAGCTGCGGGTCGAGAACCTGTCGCACGCCAATCGCCGCAGGCTCGAGTTCGAGCTGCCGATCGATGAAGGGATCCCTGCCGAGACCTTGCGGGCAGCCTGCGCCATCATCGAGGACGACCTCCGCGCGAGCGAATTCGTCTCCGAATATCGAGAGCCGCGCGTGTGGATCGCCGGGCATCACGATGGCCTGCATCTCAAGGCTTCGGCCTGGCTGCGACGCGGCAGGGACCGGCGCGAGGCCCAGCGCGAATTGCTCCTCCTGATCCGATCCCGCTTCGACCAGTTGGTTCGCTGAGGGGCCTGCTTCGCGACGAGCCTCTATCGCTTGCGAGGATTCCCCGGGCCGCGGGCGGGCGTCTCGGCTACGGCCGCCTCGTAGGCGGCCTGGAGCTCGGCGGAGACGGAGCGGGCCGGGCGGGGCGCGCCGAGGTGCAGGTGGCGCAGCTCGTCCATGAAGGCGTCCCACAGCGGCGGACCGCCCGCTTCCAGCAGCGCCGCGCGCACGGACAATTCCCTGGTGGGGTTCGTGTGGCGGCGGCCCCAGGCGGCCATCTGTGCGAGCAGGGGGACGAGCTGGATGGCCGCTTCGGTGAGGCTGTAGATCCCCTTCTGCCGGTGGTTCGGATCCGGGGTTCGCGTCAGCAGCCCGGAGGCCGTGAGGCGCTTCAGCCGGTCGGCGAGGATGTTCGAGGCGATGCCCTCTTCGCTCTGCGCGAGGAGCTCGCCGTAGGTGCGCCGGTTTCCGAACATCACGTCCCGGACGACGATCAGGCTCCAGCGGTCGCCGAGGATTTCGAGCGTGAGGTTGATCGGGCACCCGGAGCGTCCTGCCTGCGATACGGCCATGCGGGAGAGGCTACTACTTGCAGTTCGCAAGTGGAAGGGCTATGGTTGGACCACTTGCAAATCGCAAGCAGCACGGAAACCGGGAGTCCCCCATGTCGCTCGTGATCTACGGCCACCCCTTCTCCTCCTACACGCAGAAGGTCCTCATCGCGCTCTACGAGAACGAAACGCCCTTCGAGTTCCGCCTCCTCGGGCCGGACACGCCGCAGCACGCTGCCGAATGGCTGCAGCGCTGGCCGATCGCCAAGTTCCCGCTCCTCGTGGACGGCGAGCGGAGCGTGGTCGAGACCAGCATCATCATCGAGTACCTGCAGCTCGTGCATCCCGGCCGGACGCGCCTGCTGCCGGAGGATCCGATGGCGGCGCTCGACGTGCGCTTCTTCGACCGCTTCTTCGACCTGCACGTGATGAACGCGGCGCAGCACGCGGTCGACGGGGCGCTCACGGGAGATCCGGTCAAACGCGCGGATGGACAGGCGCTGTCCGAGAAGAAGCTGGAGCGCGCCTACGGCTGGCTCGAGGGCGCCCTCGCCGGCAGGACCTGGGCCACAGGCGAGGCGTTCACCCTGGCGGATTGCGCCGCCGCCCCCTCGCTTTTCTACGCGGATTGGATCCACCGGATCGGCGAGCGCTACCCGGTGCTTCGTGCCTACCGCGCGCGGCTCCTCGCCCGCCCCTCCTTCGCCCGCGCGGTGGACGAGGCGAGGCCCTACCGGCACCTCTTCCCGCTGGGCGCGCCGAACCGGGACTGACGCTCTTCGCGCTGCATGTCACATCCGCGCGCGCCACTTCGTCTTTCGCGCAGGGGCCGTTCCCGGCGTGGTGCCGGGACTTCGCCGCCCTTCCGAGAGACGAGGAAGCGATGAAGCAGCGCATCGATTACCACCAGATTGCACAGCGCGCGATCCAGGCCATGCTCGGCCTCGAGGCCTACGTTCGCTCGTCCGAACTCGAGCATTCCCTCATCCACCTGGTGAAGATCCGGGCTTCGCAGATCAACGGCTGTGCCTATTGCATCGACATGCACACCAAGGAGGCCCGGGCGGACGGTGAGACCGAGCAGCGCATCTACGCCACCAGCGTGTGGCGCCATGCACCCTTCTTCAGCGAGCGGGAGCGCGCCGCCCTCGCCTGGACCGAGGCGCTCACCCTGGTCCACACCCAGGGCGCGTCCGACGAGCTCTTCGAGGCGACCCGGGTGCATTTCAACGAGCAGGAGATCGTCGCCCTCACCTCGGCGATCATCGCGATCAACAGCTGGAATCGGTTCACCGAGGCCTTCCGGCCCGAGGTGGGCGGGTACGTGCCCGCAGCTGCGGGAAGGACCGGCTGAAGCTGATGGGGAATGATGAAGCAGCCTGCACGTGAAGAAGCATTCGCCGAGCATCGGTCGCTGCTCTTCTCGCTCGCCTACCGGATGCTGGGCAGCGTCGCCGACGCGGAGGACGTGGTCCAGGAGGCCTGGCTGCGCTGGAGCCGCGCGGCGGAGGCCGAGTCGCCTCGCGACTTCCTCTCCGCCACCGTCGCCCGGCTCTGCATCGACCACCTGCGCTCCGCGCGAGTGCGACGGGAAACGTACGCGGGCTCGTGGCTTCCCGAGCCCCTCGTCGACGTGCCCGCGGAGGCGAAGGACAGCGTCGCCCGCGCCGAGTCGCTCTCCATCGCCTTCCTCCATCTGCTCGAGCGCCTCTCGGCGGTCGAGCGGGCGGTCTTCCTCCTCCGGGAGGTCTATGCCTACGACCACGCGGAGATCGCGCGGATGGTGGGCAGGAGCGAGGCCGCCTGCAGGCAGATCGCGAAGCGGGCGCGCGACAGGATCGGCGGTGGGCCGCGCCGCTTCTCCGCCTCCGAGCCCGAGGCGGAGGAGATGGCGCGGCGCTTCCTCGAGGCGAGCGCCCGGCCCGACGCCGCGGGCTTCCTCGAGCTCCTCGATCCGGAGGTCGTCATCTGGTCCGACAGCGGCGGCAAGGCCCCTGCGGCCCGTCTTCCGATCCACGGGAGCGATCGGGCGGCGCGCTTCTTCGCCGGCGTCTTCCGCCGCTACACACGCGAGCACCTCTCCACCGTGCAGGTGAACGGCGCGCCGGCGATCGTCTATCGCCCGCCCGATGGGCCGGTGCGTCTCTTCGCGTTCGAGATCCGCGCGGGCCGGATCACCGCCGCCTTCGTGCAGGCGAACCCCGACAAACTGCGCGGGTTGGGGCCCGCGATCGCGTAGCGGCGCCGGCGGCCTGGTGCTCGCCCCCGGGCGCCTGTGCTACACGGGGCCGCATGCACACCGCCTCCCCCGCCACCGGCTCGGCCGGCGACTCGATCCTCGTCACCGGCGCCGCCGGATTCATCGGCTCCCACGTGGTCAGCGAGCTGCTCGCTCGCGGCCACCGGGTCGTGGCCCTGGACGATCTTTCGGGCGGTTTCCACAGCAACGTCGACGAGCGGGCCACCTTCGTCGAGGGCTCGATCCTCGACGTGGCGCTCGTCGACAGGCTCTTCGACGAGCACAGGTTCGCCTACGTCTTCCACCTGGCGGCCTACGCGGCAGAAGGCCTCAGCCACTTCATCCGGCGCTACAACTACCAGAGCAACCTGATCGGGAGCGTGAACCTGATCAATGCCTCGGTTCGCCACGAAGTGCGCTGCTTCGTCTTCACCTCCTCGATCGCCGTCTACGGGCACGCGAGGCCGCCTGTCCTCGAGGAGATGGCGCCCTCCCCCGAAGATCCCTACGGCATCGCCAAGGCGGCGGTGGAGCAGGACCTGCGCGTGAGCCGCGACCTCTTCGGCATGCGCTACGTCGTCTTCCGGCCCCACAACGTCTACGGCGAGCGGCAGAACATCGGCGACCCCTACCGCAACGTGGTGGGGATCTTCATGAACAAGATCCTGCAGGGCGAGCCGCTCCCCATCTTCGGCGACGGGAAGCAGAGCCGGGCCTTCAGCTACATCTCGGACGTGGCGCCCGTGATCGCCGACTCGATCCACCGGCCCGAGGCGTGGGACCAGATCTTCAACATCGGGGCGGATCGTCCCGTCACCGTGAACGAGCTGGGCGAGACCGTGAGCCGGGCGATGGGCGTGCCCTTCCGGCCCCACTACCTGCCCGCCCGCCACGAGGTGCTGCACACGCACGCGTCACACGAGAAGGCGCGGGCGCTGCTCGGCTTCGAGGACCGCGTCGGTCTGGAAGAGGGCGTGGGCGCGATGGCCGCCTGGGTGCAGCAGATCGGCGCGCGGGCGAGCAAGGCGTTCGGCGCCCTCGAGATCGAGAAGGGTCTGCCGCCCTCGTGGCGGGACCTGCTCGCAGCGGCAGACAGGCGGGTTGGTTGAGGATCAGGCCCAGCGGCGGAGCGTGGCGGTGATGCGCTCGAGGAAATCATCGCCGCGCACCACCTCCTCGTAGCCCGGGATCGCACCGACCCACTCGCGCATCCGGACGTTCGACTGCTGGGTGAGGTACATCGTCGGCAGGCCGAGGAGCGCCGGGCCGTCCATCCCGGCGGTGGTGACGCCGAGCTGGCCGACGAGGCGGTGCGCGGTCTTGAGGTGCTCGAAGAGCTGGAGCTGCGCACGCCGCATGTCGAAGCCCTGGAAGAGCGGCTCCTTCCAGAAGAGGGTGAGATCGAGGGCGCCCGTGGGAAGCGGGCCGTCCCGCAGGGCGTCGCCGATGAGGACGGGGACGAGGCCGAGCGTGCGGGCGCGCTCCGAGAGCGCGGCGATCTCGGGCCAGGTCGTGTTGCGATGCGCGTCGTGGGCGCCGTAGCGGACCCACAGCAGCACCTTCTTCTGCGCGGGGGCGCCGGCGAGCCGGCTGTCGATCCAGTCGATGATCGGCTGGGGGATCGGCGCACCGCCGAGGAAGGCGGCGCGAAGCGTGGCCTGGGCAGCGAGGGCGTCGGCACGAAAGGCCTGCGCGACGATCTCGGTGAGGTGCTTGTTGGCCCGCGGTCGCGAACGGTAGGGCTGCAGCCGGGAGCCCAGGCCGGCATCGAGGAGGAAGCGCTCCGCCTGCGCGGTCTGCTTCTGGTCCGGCTCGATCTGGATCGCCACGCCGGCGAGGAGGCCCGACGCCGCGAGGTACCAGCCCTCGCCGAAGGAAAAGCCGGGATCGGCGTGGAAGGTGTAGGCGTGGTTGCGCTCGTCGACGATCCGGCGCGCCTCCCGGGCTGCAGCCTCCGCGGCCCGCGCAGCGGTGTACGCGGCAGGTCGACCGAGCAGCGCAGCCTGCCGCCTGGCTTCGGCTGCGGAGGCCTCGGCAACCGCCACGATCGACTCCACCCGCTCCCAACCGTCGTCGCAGGCAGCACGCGTCGGGGCGCGCTGGGAGCCGAGGGAGATCTGGCCCGCGCCATGGCGCGCGTCCTGGGCGCGGGCGGCGTGCGCCTTCACCAGGGTGAGGCGCGCTGCCGCGATGGTCGCCTCATCCGCTCCCTGCAGCGCCCCTACCGCCAGCTCGATCGCCTGCTCGAGCAGGCGCCGGTGCCGGTCACGTACGCCCGGCTGGTGGAGCACGTTCGCCTGCGCGAGCGCCTCCGCCAGGGAGGCCGCTGCCTCGCGCTGGAGGGAGGGGGCGTCGAGAGGTGCCGGGATGGCTGTAGCTGTCGTCACGAAGGAGCGCGTCATCGCGCCGGATGTGCCTGCAATCGCGGGTTCTTCGCAAGTGGAGCGGCCGCGGGGCGCCCCAGCGCTCGTCCTTGACGCCGGCATCCCTGATACGTACCACTGCTGTATACTTCGGAGGCGCCATGAGCGGAAAGCGTGCGAAGGTCTTCTGGACCGGCAGGAGCCAGGCGGTTCGCCTGCCCAAGGAGTTCCGCTTCGAGGGCGACACCGTGCTCGTGCGTCGGGAGGGCGCGGCGATCATCCTCGAGCCTGCCGACGAGTGGCCGGAGGGATACGTCGAGTCTTTCGCAGGCGTACCAGCGGACTTCGGACGGCCGCCGCAGGGTGAAGAGGACGAGCGCGAGGGCTTCGAATGAGGGTCCTGCTCGACACCAACATCTGCATCTACGCGATGAAGCAGCACCCGCGGGTGCTCGAGCGGCTCCTCGCCGAGAGCCGCTCCGACGTAGCGGTGAGCGTCATCACCGAGGCCGAACTCCGCACGGGAGCTGCGAAGAGCAGCGCCCGCACGAAGACCCTGCGCCTCGTCGAGAACTTCCTGCGCCCTCTCGCTATCGTCGAATTCGGCTCCGGTGACGCAGTGGCCTACGCGAACGTGCGGGCCAGGCTCGAGCGGGCTGGGACGCCGATCGGTCCGCTGGATACCCTCATCGCCGCCCAGGCCGTCGCACGGCAGCTCACCCTGGTGACGAACGACGAGCGGGCGTTTGGCAGGGTCGCGGGTTTCCGGATCGAGAACTGGGCAGCGTGAGGGAGGAGCCCCAACAGGAAGGGACGCAAGGCGCGGCTGCTTCCGGGCAGGGCCTGTGTCAGCATCGCAGGCCGAGGAGACTGCTTCGACGCTTCGCAACGTCGCCGGCGTGCTGCTCGGGATCAGCTGCCGGCCCTGGCGTTCCTCGTGCCCTTTCTCGCCCACTTCAGCCAGGTCCTCGTCGGCGGCGTCGTGGCGGCGAAGCTGGGCTCGGCGGCGCCCCGGATGTTGGTCGCGGGGCTCCGGCGCCCGCGGCGCTGCAGGCAGGCCCCGCCGCCTGACGACGGGGCCCGCGGAACGCGGACTACTGCGCGGCTGGTGGTCCGAACCAGGTGGTGAGGGCTTCACGAAGGCCGCGGTCCGCGCCGTCTCCGACCCAGGCGACGTAACCGTCGGGACGGACGAGCACGGCGGTGGGAGAAGCGACACCGCCGAGCACCGGCAGCTCCCAGGCGCCCTCGTAGCGAGCGTCGATCTGCCGCACGCGACCGGCCCAGGGGCCGAGATCGAAGGCGCCGGGCACGCCGAGATTGAGGAGGAACGGCCGGGCCTCGTGCAAGAGCGCGAAGACGCGCTGCGGGCCGGTCTCGGTGATCAGATCGAGATCGGGCATGCGCCGCCCGAGCAGCGGGTGGCTCTCGCCGAGATCGTAGTGCACGTCGAGGCCCGACATCATCGCGGCGTAGCGCCTGCGGGGCTCGTCCATGCCCAGGAGCTCGGATACCGTCTCGCGCAGGGCCTCGGTGCGATCGTCGCCACGGCCGAGCGCGGTCTGCGCCAGGGTGAGGCGGAGCACCCGTGCAGCGATCGGGTGCCGCTCGGCCTGGTAGGTGTCGAGGAGGCTCTCGGGCGAGATCCCTCGGACCACCTGCGCGAGCTTCCACCCCAGGTTCACGGCGTCCTGGACGCCGATGTTGAGGCCCTGCCCGCCAGCGGGGGCGTGCACGTGGGCCGCGTCGCCGGCGAGGAGCACCCGTCCCTTCCGGTAGGACGCCGCCTGCCGCGCCATGTCGGTGAAGCGGGAGAGCCAGGTCGGGTTGCGAACCCCGAAGTCCGTCCCGTAGACGGCGGTGAGCGAATCTCGGAGTTCCTGGAGCGTCGGCTCGTCGCCCGTGCCGACGTGCGGCTCGACCAGCACGATGCCGACGTTGCCGTCCTCGCGCTTGCCCAGCGCATTGACGCCCTTCTCCCCGCGGCGGATCCCCCAGGCCGGCTCCTCGGTCATCTCGGCCTCGGCGATCAGATAGCTGGTCGAGGCTTCCCAGCCGGGGAAGTCGATCCCGGCCTGCTTGCGCACGAGGCTCCGGCCACCGTCACAGCCGGCGAGATAATGCGCGCGCAGCGATCGGCCGTCGGAGAGCGCGACGTCGATGCCGGCGTCGTCCTGCGAAAAGCCCCTCACCTCGACGCCGCGATAGAACGTCACCGGCAGCTCGCCGACCCAATCCGCCAGGATGCGCTCGATGTGCTTCTGCCAGAGCGCGAGCCCGTAGTTGTGGCGGGTCGGGAAGTCG is part of the Vulgatibacter sp. genome and harbors:
- a CDS encoding mechanosensitive ion channel domain-containing protein, translating into MWGRASRIGCASGLRVRQRASTRRGPLNERSRVTPPGAGIHRGSRRSPSTKAGPNVEQEVVRESVLWERALALATLLLVALVTFVAAKLLARLLKGTTRLGLRGLERLAAPVTLVATLLAAWLILLRTPRDPPIVGVVIELLGIAAVFWLAARVLDVVWTTGTSSARLRRLRGVGSALLATRQLGKAAFVFGAVAVIAVRMGASAQLYVALGAIGAALTFAARAPIANAVAFAGMLVDPPFHIGDRVRIGDYRGGDAAQGEVVALSLSAVTIRSKRRTLIAIPNALVGQLRVENLSHANRRRLEFELPIDEGIPAETLRAACAIIEDDLRASEFVSEYREPRVWIAGHHDGLHLKASAWLRRGRDRREAQRELLLLIRSRFDQLVR
- a CDS encoding SRPBCC family protein; this encodes MSPTDRIEKQIVLRAPRSRVWRALTNHEEFASWFRVKLDGAFAVGQIVKAQSTYPGQEEAKWEMRIEVMEPEQLFAFTWPAGDAEAADRSLWNRVEFRLEEVPEGTRLTLVESGFDRLPPERRAEAWRLNDGGWTEQTQNIRRHVEV
- a CDS encoding winged helix-turn-helix transcriptional regulator — its product is MAVSQAGRSGCPINLTLEILGDRWSLIVVRDVMFGNRRTYGELLAQSEEGIASNILADRLKRLTASGLLTRTPDPNHRQKGIYSLTEAAIQLVPLLAQMAAWGRRHTNPTRELSVRAALLEAGGPPLWDAFMDELRHLHLGAPRPARSVSAELQAAYEAAVAETPARGPGNPRKR
- a CDS encoding VOC family protein, whose amino-acid sequence is MAVQARAKIFPHLWYAKEAEEAARTYASIFPDSRVDRVTALPSESPSGPPGSVKVVDFTLFGQRFQAMSAGPHHDFNDAISLVVLCDDQAELDRYWNALLAGGGKEQACGWLIDRYGVRWQIVPAALDQLMTDTDPARAKRVSDALMQMVKIDIAALERARAAA
- a CDS encoding VOC family protein, whose amino-acid sequence is MSQGVGVVGIYVRDQQEALEFYVEKVGFRVHTDVGNGGYRWLTVQHPEQPSFQLGLFQPQAPMHDEATVQALQELVAKGAMPPLVLMVDNCRAAYDRMLARGVEFTQEPTERYGTVDAGFRDPSGNGWKMIEARR
- a CDS encoding glutathione S-transferase family protein is translated as MSLVIYGHPFSSYTQKVLIALYENETPFEFRLLGPDTPQHAAEWLQRWPIAKFPLLVDGERSVVETSIIIEYLQLVHPGRTRLLPEDPMAALDVRFFDRFFDLHVMNAAQHAVDGALTGDPVKRADGQALSEKKLERAYGWLEGALAGRTWATGEAFTLADCAAAPSLFYADWIHRIGERYPVLRAYRARLLARPSFARAVDEARPYRHLFPLGAPNRD
- the ygiD gene encoding 4,5-DOPA dioxygenase extradiol, with product MAVVPNTKMPAAFLGHGSPMNALERNRYSEAWQRFGSSVPRPRAILVVSAHWYENATAVTAMPRPRTIHDFYGFPRALFEVEYPAPGSPELAEEVAEIAKPTSVGLDHDSWGIDHGTWSVLVHAFPQADIPVVQLSIHALKDFDFHVELGARLAPLRDRGVLILGSGNVVHNLRALAWSQPALAFDWNRRFDEAARAVLAERPGDAAGLRAHGDYTSSHPTPDHFIPLLYVAGLAAAAGRGAEVLIDGYAYGSLSMAAYMLDANPPAASGEGRPAAGLPDPALVPAEDTNV
- a CDS encoding ArsR/SmtB family transcription factor — protein: MSKSRRGAGPRLVDAAPVFAALGDATRLRLLGRLAEGGPASIAALSEDAEVTRQAITKHLEVLARAGLVHGERSGRERIWALEARGLDAARIYLDRISAQWDEALGSLRDFVERER
- a CDS encoding helix-turn-helix transcriptional regulator; translation: MPPASQDPDLLRRLLRAKDRMDAASHEEWPVKRLARVSGVSEAHFARSFKEAFGVPPHRYLLTRRLERAAALLRDTELSITEIAFETGWTSLGTFGRTFRDVTGQSPGELRAREKAALHEHALVPACFLSAAQRPDLTIAVSEKRRQEADDRNGAVPTHTKEVP